TGCAAGACCCTCGGCGGCATCGGCTGGATCTTCGGGCACCTCATCGACGGAACCCAGGCCGAGTACGTCCGCGTCCCGTACGCCGACAACGGTCTGATCCCGCTCCCCGAAGGAGTCTCCGCCGAACAGGGCGCCATGCTGAGCGACATCCTCCCCACCGGCTACGAGATCGGCGTACTGAACGGCGCCGTCAAGAACGGGGACGTCGTCGCCGTCATCGGCGCCGGACCCGTCGGGCTTGCCGCGATCATGACCGCCCGCACAGCCGGCGCCTCGAAGGTCATCGCTGTCGACGGCAACAAGTTCCGGCTCGATCGCTCCCGCGATTTCGGCGCGACAGACACGATCGAGGCCGGCGAGAACGTCGTACAGGCCCTGCGAGAACTCAGCCATGACGGGCTAGGCGTCGACGTCGCGATCGAGGCGGTGGGCCTCCCCGCAACCTTCGGCACCGCCCTCGAGTCCGTCCGGCCCGGCGGCCATGTCGCCAACATCGGCGTACACGGCGAAAGCGTCGAGTTCCCGATCGAGCGGCACTGGATCAACAACCTGACCATCACCACGGGTCTGGTCAACGCCGTCACCGCACCAGAACTCCTCGAAGACATCAAGAAGGGCGCCATCGCCCCCGAGAAGTTCGTGACGCACCAGTACCCGTTCGCACAGTTCGAAGAGGCCTACGACACCTTCGCCAACGCCGCCGAACAAGAAGCCCTCAAGGTAGTCATCACAAACCTCCAGTAGAGGTCCGACGCCGGGGAGGGTTTGACACGGCGGGTAGGAGCTGTCACATTCCTGCAGTGCACCCAGGGTAAAACCTCACATCGGCTGTCCCGCTGGCCGCGCCTGCTCGCGGTCGTCGTACTGGCTCGTGCATTCCCACGCCGGTTCGCCTTGCTGATCGGGTGCATCGTCCTCACCGCCATCTGGCCGGCGATCTTCGCAGCACTGGTCGCACACCTGATCACAATCCTCCCGACTACATCCGACGTACTTTCGGTGCTCGCCGGGATTGCGCTTGTACTAGCAGCGCAAGAGGTGACGCGCGCCGCCTATGAGGTAGTGCGCTGGTCGCTGTACCGGCGGTACGAGGAATACCTGATCGGCCGCGTGATCCGAGCCGCTCTCAACGCAAGCACCTTGGACATCTTCGAGCGGCCCGACCTGGCCGCCAAGACTGACCGTGCCGTGCGCATCGCAGGCCTCGAACCCGGGGACCTGGTCGACGGCTTGAGCATGAAATGGCCCCTGCAAGCCCAGGGCGTCGCGGCCGCTGTGCTGGTGGCCACCGTCTCCGTCCCAGCCGCCGCAACCCTGCTCCTGGTATGGATCCTCGTCGGCAACAGACTGCAGGCGAACATGCGCCGCTCCGATCAGTTCACCTGGGAAGACGCCGTACATGCCGCGAGCTACACGCACCGAATCGGCTTGCGCCAGGAGTGGGCAAAGGAGGTCCGCATCTTCGGTCTCGTCGATTGGTTGTCGGATCGCTACGGTCGCCAGACGGCTCGCATACTCGCGGAGCTGGCCAAGGCCCGCAAGGTCGGACAGCGCCCGCTGGCCGTGCTCCTCGCCCTCGTTGTCGTGGCCAATGCCGCCGTCATCGCTCTGGCCACACGGTCAGACCTCAGCGTCGGCGCTGTCGTCTTACTGCTCCAAGGCATGCTCGGGATGAGCCTCCTCGCCGATCAACCCGGCGACGATCTCATCGAGTACGGCGCCAGTCGCATCCCGGTCGTTCTCGAGCTGGAACAACTCGTCGCCCACCACACCACCACGCACCCTGGCACTGCCACTGCATTGGGACGCCCAACGGAATCGATCGTGTTCGAGGAGGTGACCTTCGGATATCCCGGGTCCGGCAGAGCCATCTTCGATCGGCTGAATCTCGAGATCCGGGCGGGTACGTCGCTCGGCATCGTCGGCCTGAACGGAGCAGGCAAGACAACGCTGATCAAGCTCCTCACCGGACTCGAACTACCGCAGAGTGGCCGAATCCTCATCGACGGAACCGATCTTCGCGAGCTCGATCAGGAATCGTGGCGCAAGTCCGTGGCGGCGATCTTCCAGGACTTCATTCACTACGAGCTGTCCGCGCGGGACAACATCGGTCTCGGCGCAGTTGAGCAGTTGACACAGCCATCGATCGACGAGGAGATCGAGCGCTCCGCCGTACGAGCCGGCGCAGAAGGCATTCTCAGCAGGCTCCCGCATGGCCTGGACACGACGCTCTCTCCCCGGCTCGAG
This Kribbella sp. NBC_00482 DNA region includes the following protein-coding sequences:
- a CDS encoding zinc-dependent alcohol dehydrogenase family protein, coding for MKALVYHGPGKKAWEDVPNPVIKDPTDAIVKVEVTTICGTDLHILKGDVPAVTDGRILGHEGVGVVTEVGPDCQSVKVGDRVIISCISKCGTCDYCKAGLPSHCKTLGGIGWIFGHLIDGTQAEYVRVPYADNGLIPLPEGVSAEQGAMLSDILPTGYEIGVLNGAVKNGDVVAVIGAGPVGLAAIMTARTAGASKVIAVDGNKFRLDRSRDFGATDTIEAGENVVQALRELSHDGLGVDVAIEAVGLPATFGTALESVRPGGHVANIGVHGESVEFPIERHWINNLTITTGLVNAVTAPELLEDIKKGAIAPEKFVTHQYPFAQFEEAYDTFANAAEQEALKVVITNLQ
- a CDS encoding ABC transporter ATP-binding protein, which gives rise to MTRRVGAVTFLQCTQGKTSHRLSRWPRLLAVVVLARAFPRRFALLIGCIVLTAIWPAIFAALVAHLITILPTTSDVLSVLAGIALVLAAQEVTRAAYEVVRWSLYRRYEEYLIGRVIRAALNASTLDIFERPDLAAKTDRAVRIAGLEPGDLVDGLSMKWPLQAQGVAAAVLVATVSVPAAATLLLVWILVGNRLQANMRRSDQFTWEDAVHAASYTHRIGLRQEWAKEVRIFGLVDWLSDRYGRQTARILAELAKARKVGQRPLAVLLALVVVANAAVIALATRSDLSVGAVVLLLQGMLGMSLLADQPGDDLIEYGASRIPVVLELEQLVAHHTTTHPGTATALGRPTESIVFEEVTFGYPGSGRAIFDRLNLEIRAGTSLGIVGLNGAGKTTLIKLLTGLELPQSGRILIDGTDLRELDQESWRKSVAAIFQDFIHYELSARDNIGLGAVEQLTQPSIDEEIERSAVRAGAEGILSRLPHGLDTTLSPRLESGVDLSGGQWQRIALARSLMAVQGGARVLVLDEPTAQLDVRAEADIYNRFLDLTSGLTSVVISHRFSTIRRSSRIIVLDGGQVTEDGSHEQLLAANGIYARMFRKQAMRFSSKDIDG